ATATACGGTTATACAGAATTGATGCTTGCACGAGACGTCCAGGAATCAAAACGTCAGCGGTATCTCGAAACGATTCATGCGGAAACCGAACGGTTGACGAATCTCGTCAATGACTTCTTAGACGTACAGCGGATGGAATCAAGTCAGCAACAATATGACTTTAAGCCGCTTGATTTGATAAAAGTCATTCAGGAGACGGTCGAGTTCCATACGGCTTCAGCAAAAGATCATGAGCTTGTCCTTGATTTCGAAGAAACGACGACAGGTCGGATTCATGCCGATGAACAAAAGATGCGCCAATTGTTCACGAATCTAATCAACAATGCGATCAAGTATTCGCCTGATGGTGGTCAGATCACGATTACGATGCGTCAAGTCGAAGATCGCGTCCAGTTGAAGATCGAAGACGAAGGCATTGGGATTCCGCGTCATGCGTTACCACAACTGTTCAGTAAGTTTTATCGTGTCGACAATTCCGATAGTCGAAAAATCGGCGGAACGGGTCTTGGTCTCGCGATTTGTCAAGAAATCGTTCGTTCACACGAAGGGATGATTCATGTCGAATCAACAGAAGGGGTCGGTTCGGCGTTTATCGTTGAACTGCCGATCGTCCAGTCTGTCGTCCCGGTTACGGAATCGGTTGATGAATGTTAATGTCAAAAGCGTCCTTTGGTTTTTTCAACCAAAGGGCGTTTTTTTGTTGGTTTCATCTACGAAACGGGAATCGAGTTATATAAAGAAGAAAGGAAGTGAGGAGATGCGGCGAAGCAGATGGCCTTGTTAAGTCCGGCGATCAATCATTCTTTGGATACTCATTGAAAGTAGTAGTGCGTTCATTCCGGCTTATGTGATTGAGCGGTTCTACTGGGAAGCACGCGGTATGAGTATTGCCGACGTCGTCATTGCTGAGATCGTTTTTGCTTGGGTGATGTTAATTTGTGAGGTGCCGTTTGGTCTATTATCGGATCGATGGGGCAGAAAACCATTCATTTTAGCTGGGTTCGTGTGCGAGTGGTTATCGTTCACGGTGCTGCTTGAAGCATACTCACTAGCTGCTTTCCTTTTAGCGATGGTACTTGCCGGAATTGGTGGCGCAGCACTCAGTGGAGCGCTTGAAGCCCACGTCTATGAAACATTGCGGATGCATAGAATAGAGGAGCGTTTTGAGACAGTGTGGCGAATGCTCTCAATTAGTGGTTTGCTTACGGCGGGACTTGCAGCACTTGTCGGTAGTTATGCTGTCCGATTCGTCGACTTGATCTGGCATTATCAAGTATCCTGGTGGGTCTTACTCGGAACGGTGCTGTTGACGTTTTCTTTGAAAGAAGCTCCTCGGGTAACGGGTGACGAGTCTCGCCCGCTTCTGACGTTGCTCAAAGGATTGTCAATCCGGCGCGTATATGTTCGAGTCCTTTGTCTCGTCCTGTTGTACGGGGCAACGATTGATTTCGTCGATGAGTTTTGGCAACTTTATTTGCGTGACCAGTCGATACCGATGATCTATATGGGGCTCGTCTTCGTGTTGTTTCAAATCATGCAGGCAATCGGTGCGTCCATGTCACAGTTTCAGTCACCTGTCGGATGGGCGATGCTCTATATCGTGTGCCTTGTTGGATTGTCGGTGGCGTCACCACTCATCAGCATCGGGTTACTCGGTCTGTTGTACTTGTGTTACGGATGGGCGGAGCCATATGTGACGACAATCATTCAAGAGGTAGCACCAGAAAATGGACGCGCAACGTTTGCGTCGCTGATCTCGGTCATCGAACGTGTATCTGTTCTTGGGACCGGAATGTTATTTGTCCTGATCGAACGTACTTTCTCGCTTCAGATGACGTATGCTGCACTAGGGTTCGTCGCGCTTATGTTTCTCATAATGTATGATATGACGCGAACGCGTCGGAACTGAATCAAAAAGAAGGACAAAGGTGCGGGTGACCTTTGTCCTTCTTGCGTAATGATTACGATACTTGTTGTTGTGTTACGATTGAACGTTTTAATAACTGGCGAGCTGGTTGCCACATCAACAAGGAGAGGAAACCTGCAAGCGCATAGACGAGTTCGATCGCAAACAGATCAGCGAGCCAGCCGAACAATAAACTGCCGAGACAGAAACAGAGTGCATAAACGGTTTGTTGCACGCTGTAGACATACGGTAACCGTTCGAGTGATGTCGTCGTTTGCAACAACGTATTCAGCTCGATCGCCCGGACTTGACTGGCGAAGCCTTGGAATAGGCAGGCGATCACGGCAAGCGTGACGATTGGAGCGAAGGCGAACAAGAAGGTCGCAGCAATCGAGAAGCCGATGCTGCGATAAAGCAACGAGCGCGTTCCGCGACGACGTAACATCAAGTAACTGCCGGCAATCATACTCAGCAGATAAAAGGCGTTTAGAATACCCCACCAGCGTTCTGATAACTGGAAATGGGTATCAATGTAGACGAGGAACAATGCAGAAATCCAGGCGGTACTGACGAATGCATCGATTCCGACGAGGTACGTGTTGGCTTTCGCGAAAGGATGCGATCGTGTATAGCGAATACTCGACCGGAAGGAGACGTCTTCTCCTTCCATCGAAGGGTCGGATAGAGAGCGGACGCTTCGATAGAACAGATAGCTGATGAGACTGGCACCTAAAAACAGGCCTGCTGAGACGGACAAGACGGAAAGTGGTGATAACAGACTGACGAGAATGGCACCGAGCGGCCACATG
This window of the Exiguobacterium acetylicum genome carries:
- a CDS encoding MFS transporter, which translates into the protein MNRFTLLLVSQWIANAGDALYIVSLIAMIYQTTGQASLAALFPVLVTAGMTGSGFLFAKVAQRVPHASLLFSSQLLKTILLGIIWGLDLPLPLVLALVGCIAFFDGFARPIESAFIPRLCQDVQKANSLVQGSNQVIQLIMWPLGAILVSLLSPLSVLSVSAGLFLGASLISYLFYRSVRSLSDPSMEGEDVSFRSSIRYTRSHPFAKANTYLVGIDAFVSTAWISALFLVYIDTHFQLSERWWGILNAFYLLSMIAGSYLMLRRRGTRSLLYRSIGFSIAATFLFAFAPIVTLAVIACLFQGFASQVRAIELNTLLQTTTSLERLPYVYSVQQTVYALCFCLGSLLFGWLADLFAIELVYALAGFLSLLMWQPARQLLKRSIVTQQQVS
- a CDS encoding MFS transporter is translated as MPAYVIERFYWEARGMSIADVVIAEIVFAWVMLICEVPFGLLSDRWGRKPFILAGFVCEWLSFTVLLEAYSLAAFLLAMVLAGIGGAALSGALEAHVYETLRMHRIEERFETVWRMLSISGLLTAGLAALVGSYAVRFVDLIWHYQVSWWVLLGTVLLTFSLKEAPRVTGDESRPLLTLLKGLSIRRVYVRVLCLVLLYGATIDFVDEFWQLYLRDQSIPMIYMGLVFVLFQIMQAIGASMSQFQSPVGWAMLYIVCLVGLSVASPLISIGLLGLLYLCYGWAEPYVTTIIQEVAPENGRATFASLISVIERVSVLGTGMLFVLIERTFSLQMTYAALGFVALMFLIMYDMTRTRRN